A stretch of DNA from Melospiza melodia melodia isolate bMelMel2 chromosome Z, bMelMel2.pri, whole genome shotgun sequence:
CGGGAGGTGAGGAAGAGTGGTTGCTTCCTAAATGGTCAGTCATCTGATCTAAGGCCTTTTCCCTTCACCCATCTGATGAAAATAGTGTATGCTGATGAAAAAAATGTATGGATTCAAAATTAAGAAAACCAAATTTTAAACACTTTATGCTAAACTTAGTTGTAACTTAGCATTTAAATCTGTCTTTTATAACATTCCTTATGAATTGTGAACTAAAGAACAATTTAGCTATGGATTAACAGTAGTTTAATTTCTATTTAACTTTCACCTAATTTCTGAAGAGAACAGCTTTATATTCTACATTCTTTGAAAATCTCAACCCAAACTCTGGGTTTACATCTCTGCCATTTACTCCAAAAATTCCTCTATGTTCCAAAGATTCCACCACTTCAGCAGTGATCATTAGCAGAAAGCTAAGCAGTTGAGGCAAGAAAGCTGATGATCTGAGATGTATGTAGCGTGTCTCCTGTCCAAATCCCATGCATATTTTCCACTCCCGCTCTTAGTCATACTTCATGGAAATACAGGAAAAAACAACCAATCTCCCATGACTACTGCAAATAATCAACTTTTAAAAAGTAATGACAGAAGAAGAGTTTTAAGAATAAATATTGAACTTCATCTGTCCACTGAAGAGAAATACCCCAAATTTTCCAAACATCTCTAAGATAAACACGCAGTGACTGTGGCATTCTTGCGGTGTCGGTATGCCACTTTTAGCTCATTTCATTTCACAAACAAAGGCCGTAGCAGATCATATTTTAGCACAGCTTAATTCCTTTATTAAAGCCAGCCGTAGCAGGCCGCGATGTCTCTGACAAGGAGTCATTCCAGTTTACACTCAGCGCTGCGGGTACCCGCACGGCCGGCCCTTCCTGCCGCAGGCAGCGGGAGGCGGAGGCGCCGGGGCGGCACCGGGCCCCCAGCTCGGGACACGCCGGGAAAGCCGGCTCCAGGCTGGGTCCTCTTCCCCAGCGGAAGCAGCGACGCTCCGCCGAGCCTTTTTAGCCAGGAACAGGACGAGAGAACACagcctcccactgtgccaggggaggtccaGCTTGGACATCCCCAGGAGTTTCTTCACGGAAAGGGTGATAACATACTGGAACGGGCTGCCCCGGGAGGCGGTGGGGGTATTTAAGGAAAATATCCCCGTCCCTGGAGGTATTTGAGGAAAAACGGTGTGGCACGCAGTGTCACGGTCTATTGAGGTGGTGGTGCTCGGTCACAGGCCGGACTCGATAATCTCAGTGCTCTCTTCCAGCTCAGCTTTGTGGTCAGTTCTGTGGCTCCCAGCGCCACACCACGCTCCACACGGCGGCGGGCTCCgccggcagcggggcagggcacTTCCAGCCGCCTCTCGCTAAGCATCTTGGGAGCTGTAGTTCCAGCGCGGGAGAGGCCATACTGCTGCTATTGCACATGCGCAGAGGCTCCTCCTCGCCACGCCGAGAGGGCACTCGGCGCCCTCCAGCCACGTGACTCCCAAGGCCCCGCCGCTTCCTGCCCGGCAGCTCCCGCTTCCGGAGAACCCGCCCGCAGACCGGAAGACAATCTTATCACGTGGTCCCCGAGGCCAATCAGCTGCCGCGGTTTGCGgacgcggccccgccgcccttcCGCAGTTTCGCGAGATGGCGGCGCTGGGGGCCCGGCGGCTGCTGCGGCCCGGCCGGCGCTGGTTCTCGGACACGGTCCCCAGCGCCCCCTCGCCGCCCGCCAGCCCGCTCTACCCGCCCGTGGTGGCGTCCATCACGGCCAAGAGCAAAGCGGCCAAGTCGCGACGCCTGCAGCGCTTCAACCAGCGTGTGCACGAGGCGGCCACGGTGGAGGAGAAGCTGCGGCTGTACGGGAAGCTGCAGCGGCCCAAGTACATGGTGTACCCGCAGACCTTCGCCCTCAACGCCGACCGCTGGTACCGCAGCTTCACAAAAACCGTCCTAGTGCCGGGAATGCCTCCGAGAGCCGCGGCCGCGAAACCCCCAGTAGCGACGGCGGGAGCGAATTCCGAGACCGGCAGAGCCCCGGAGCCGAGAGCGGAGGCGCCGGGGCATGCGGAGGTAGCGGGGAATGCGGAGGCGGCGGGGAATGCGGACGCTCCGAGGGCCGCGAAAACCCCGGAGCCCTCGGTGGGAGCGGCGCCGTGTCCGGATATAGGCGAGCTGCGCTCCCTCGCCTGCGACGCCCTTCTCCAGGAGAGCTTCTACCAGAGCAAGAAGAGGCCGTTCCTCTACCGTGACCAGGATCACACACCCGGCCCCTTCCTCACGCAGCTCGTTTCCACCCTCGCCGCTTCCCTGTCCGGTCGCAACCCACTGCTGGCTGCTTCGTCCCTCGGTACGGAGCGGGGCTCTCAGGGAAGGGGACTTGGGAGCCTTTGGGCGATAGAGCTAGGCTGCGAGCCGGCACGAGTGTCGCTGGTGTATCTCACCTGTTCACACCATCACTAGTAATTTGTTTCATCCTTCTACATAGGTTTTTGGTATTTCATCTCACTGCAGCTATAGAGGAATTGAGAGGGTTTTGAATGCAAGAGGCAAATCactgtttttttttgtgtttcttgtTCTGTTTCAGATCTAAACCCTGAGGTTAACTATTACTGGCATCATGGTAATGAAGTTGTTGTTCACGGACATCGAAAGGGTAGAGTTGATCCTGTGCGATTTCAAATAGATGATAACCCACACCTCCAGATCCGTGTGCCAAAGCAGCTTCCCGAGGTGGGGATGTTTTCAAAAGCAAGTTAATACCATGCCTTTTCACTCTTGTTTCTGACAGCCATTGAAACAATGCAGAGGTGGTCTGTGGAGGACCTAGTTAATCAGTACGTTGCACATTTGGGTATTTTTTGGGTCTTAACACCCTTTCTGCCTTGTGGAAATGGCTTTGTAGGTATTTAGCTTTGTAGGTTCTGAACTTCTGATCCTCTTTGTACTCTAAATTGCATGTTGTTATATTTAATTAAATTGACTTTTCAATATTCTGTGCTTGGAAATGGAGGCAAGAACAAGAATCATGCTGTGTAACATTCTCATTGGAGGAGAATAATAGgagtggagggaaaaaaagtaaaagctCATACAAACTGAATGTGAGCATTCTTGCCTGTTGTTACTGCTTGGCAGTTGTTTTCTCGAATGCTTAAGTTTGGTGGAAGTATTTTCTGTTTCAGTATTGTAATGTTTTTCCTGCAGGTTTATACAGTGGTAGTTGTGTAGCCATTGAAGGTCTCTGTTGTCCAGTTTCCACCCCAAACAGAAAAGTATTGTGTGTTCTGTAAACGTTTATGTTTACAGAACTTTTCACAGTGCTTTTATGGCTGACTTAGTTGTACAGTTTGCTTGTTTTAGTGTCATCAGATGCTACAAACCTTGGCATTTTGGAAGAACTGTCTAGGCAATTTAAAATGTTGTGCAGTAAACCAAATCTGCAAACTTAGTCTGCAGGTTCAAGTTAGTTTATTGACTGCTGCTAGAAATGTGTTTTTCTCTATGGAAGGTAAATGATGGTGACAAGTGGCAGTTTTTTTAACATTATTTCACATTTTTTTGTGTTGTGGAAAAATTAATACAACATGACTGTGCTAACACTCATCACAAGATGAGAATTTCTTTTGCAAGACAATGAATTTCATTTAAGTTTATCTGTGTGATGTATGTAAGCAGGACTTGCACTTTCTGTTGTTTGACCGGGAAGTGGTGTATTACAGTGGACCTGATGTCAGAAATGTGTCTTACATCATGGCTGTTCTTTCTTCTGTTGTCTTCAAGGTTGTACCCTTGGAGTCAGATCTTGGAGATGTTCCTGTTATTGATCACAAACCATCCAAACTGCCGTTGTTTAAAAAACAGTATGAAAATAAGGTATTTATAGGTAAGAGTTTTTAATTGTGAAATATTAACGTTTCTTaggtaaaaaacccaacaaaccaatcaaacaaaGACCAACCCCAAAGCTAATGCCACCTTGATCTATCTTCTCTCATGACCAGAAAAAgttctgtatttttatttataaGTATACTGTGTAAATATAGGTAGTGTATAGATCTCTATTGAGATTTCATGTCACAGTTAGGCAATGGGGAGTAGCATTCTCCTGTGCGTGTGGTATTGTGTGTCCAAATTTGCTTGAAGAAGTTTAGTTGAATAgaaaattgacacaaaattttGAATTTTGGTACATCTCCAGGGAAATTCTCATTTTAGGATGTGGACTCTTGCCTTTTGGAAGCAGGCAGCTCCTCACAGATCTGCAGTAGTGGTTCTGGCTTTAGAGTCTGATGGTGAAGATGTGTGTTTGAATGTGTGATAAAGAGCGTTCTTTCTGTGACTGatagttttgttttggggggcgcAGGAGCAAAGGTGGCAGATCCATGCTGTTACGGACATACCCAGTTCCATCTCCTTCCCGACAGACTGAAGCGGGAGAGGTTCATAAAAGAGCGTCTCGAGGATCAAATCGAAGTTGTTTATCGATCGAACGGAATTGCAAGTCTCTTTGCCTGGACAGCAGCACAAGCAATGTATCAAGGTGAGATGGTCAGCTGGACAAATCTTTCCTGGTTATGAATGCCTACTGTAAAGTTTTTTAACCTTTTCTCCTCAACGCCTCTTTCTTGTGTTTCTTTTTCCTGAAGACTGTCTTTTAAGTAAGTCTTTACAGATGTAATTGAATTAATTAAAGAGTTAGTTAAGACTTGGAGTGCTTTTATACAGGGGAATTAAATACAATTcaaatacaaatatatttttcCGTATATAGTAGTAAGCCTATGCAAAAACCTCAGTTGCTTTCACTTGCTTTTTCCTCCTTAAGAGGGAAATGCAGTAGACATCAaggaattttgttttttttttccttctggaacaACTGTGTTTCTTAGCCCTTGTTTCAGTAATTTCAATTCCATGAAAATATTGGGAATGAATGAAAAATGTTAGCCACCTTACATTGGGATTTTGTGCCTACATTTTTCTAAAAAAGTCCCAGAATACCTGGATGGTTAAACCAGATCAGTCTTTGCTTATTCTTGTAAATAAAATTATTGTCTAAATGTTAGTGTAAGACACCTGATGGCTTGTAGTTTCACTTGAGAAACAACACATGTAAGAAAGTTCTTTGACTGTAGTATATACTGCTGGCTCTGCATCAATTTCTTTAATGTAGTGGAGTATTAGAAAGTTTCCTTTGTGGTTGTAAAATATTGAAGTTGAGTGAGTCTTGTCTTCAGAGCTGATCAGCTGTGGACACATCATGAGTTATAAGGGCAGCATTATTCAAATCTatgactttttttcttctttaacagTTTCTAGCATTGTGGCACATAATAGTAATATTCTTGAAAAATATATGTGTATGTACTAGTGCATATGCATTAGTATGTACATGTTTTTAACATATTGTTAGTGCTCGGTAGGGTTTGTTTGAAACGCTAACACTGACATAGTGTTCTTGGTGTCTGGTTGGTTACTATAGCCAGTTATGTTTGTGCATATATGTACATGCTTTTGTCATAAAACAAACGCTCACTGCATCTTGAGAGATGTGAAATAGTAAAAAGACATTTTCCTTCAGCTCCTTTGCAGGACTTCGGATGCATTAGTAACTTAAATGTTTTGGAAAAGTCACTTGGCTGATGAGTGAGTGATTTTAATTAACTGTTGATAGGGAACTGTGTACAAAATGCAAGTATGCCTCTGTGTCCCTTGATCTTAGACATAACCTTTGTTGGTGATTGTGTTTTGGTTAGTCTGTATAAAAAATGCTTCTGTTGCTAAAGCAGACAGCACTTTTTCCCGACTAGGTAGCTGCTGCAATTCCCTGGTTTTTGGGACTAGCATTTAGGTGTTTGTGCTGGTAGAAATCTCAAGTTCTGTTGTATTTGTTTATTTTGTAGGATTCTGGAATGAAGCAGATGTGACCCGTCCTTTTGTATCGCAGGCAGTAGTGACTGatggaaaatattttgctttcttttgctACCAGCTAAATACTTTAGCACTAAATGCAGAAACTATTAAAAACAACCCTCGAAAGAATATTTGTTGGGGTACCGACAGTAAGCCACTGTATGATGTCGTGGAAGATGGTAATGTGAAGGGCTTTAATGATGAAGTTCTGCTTCAGTTGGTTCATTTTCTACTAAACAGACCAAAAGAGTTGTAAACCATTAAACCAAACATAAAGTATGTGCCTGAACTTCATTGTGACTCCATGAAGTGTAAGGTATGCCTTGATTCAGTCAGTTATTTGTCTAGCAAACACtatacacatattttatgttatttgggccttcttccttttttcttttttaatgtataCTGTACACTGGCAAATAAACAGCTGGAATACTTAAATTGTTTTGTATATTTACTCTTAAAAGCCTTCTCTGTTGATTCAGTGTCATGTGAGCATGTTTTTTAGCAGATCCACAGGTCCATGTTAAACTGTCACAACAAAGTATTAATTCATATGACCCGCTGGGTGTCACTAGGAAATAGCTGCCATGATACTCAGCACTAGTGATAAGTTTCTAATTCTGTACTTGAGTTAAATGCTTATTCAGTCTAAAGAGAAAGTGAGCTCAGAATAAAAAGTGTTTCTTAATCAATGGTTGGCAATTCACTTACACAGTAAGAGAAATCTTTAGACGTGTTAGTACAAGACTGATGAAACTTGCTTCCAAAGATTGTGTTGTGAACATGCATACATGGTTTTAAGCTGTCACCTCCAGAACCACAGAGAGAACTCTCAAATGCATTTGGAGTCTGTAGTTTTCTCTTTAGTCTGGGTCCTTGATTTCAGCTGTTAGTATCTTGAGTTTTCATTGCTGTTACTTGGATGTCCTAAGAGTTAATAGACCACAGCTGAGCCCCAGCCAGAGGATGTCTGAATCATAAAATACAGTCATGGAgtattttgggttggaagggaccatgaaGGGTCATTTATTTCAAGCCTGTAGTGAGCTGGGACATCTTCAGCTAGATTAGGTTGCTCAGACCCCTGTTGATCCTGActgtgaatgtttccagggatggggcatccatctGCCatctctctgagcaacctggtttacCATGCTCATTGTAAAAAACTTCTTAGTGTATTTAGCTTGGATCAACCATCTTTTAGTTTAAGATACTACCCACCTTGTCCTATTGAAACACACACTGCCAAGATATAATGAGTGGCTAGGGGTATTTAGCTATCAACAAAGTCTAACTGGTTCTGAAGTAACTAAATGTACCTAGAATTTTACATAATTTCATCCACTCTACTAGACCTTTCTGGAATTTTCCTGTGTTCTCACAAAGAGGCAAGTAGTTTGTTGTTAAGCAGAATACTTAATCATTGAAATACTGGCCTGCACATTCTTGAGTATGAGTAACAGCCCACTTTCTGTTGCAAAGTGGcctaaaaagtattttcttaATGGAAAACCAAGTAGTTGTAGACCTTTATGTGACTGGTATGTTATTGTGCTGGAAAACATTGCCATTTTCTCCACCGTCCAGAGATAAGTAAGATGTGTACAAGCGCTGTTATTTTTTAAGAAGTCCTTAATTGCTCTTTTTGTCTTAACAATGCATGACTGTTACCAGTTCTAATAACTTCTGATCCTTGGATTACATAAATGTTCCTTTTAGTAACAGAAAATAAGCTGGTGGGTAAGAGTGTTGATTATAGAGAATGACCTGTGACCTAGCTTAAGAGGGAGTGGTTGATACTTGTCAGGTCTGATTAAGGGATGGTACAAAATGAATGGAAGCATGTGGAAAAAAAAGTAGTTGGATATTTAGACTATAAGGCAATTTTAACCGTTTTAATTTTACATAATTTAACATATTGCAGGTGTAATACTTTACTCTCTTTGGCCTGAGATTCACTTGAGTTGCATACAACTAGTGGTTGTGAAAACCCAGAGGTACAGTCAAAGAAACTCCTGCTTCCAGGGTTAAAAAACACTAATTTCTCTGTGATTTGGCCTTTTGTCTGTCCTGAGGCTTCAGCTGTAGTAGAGCAAGTTCAAAGAGTTTTCCCTTGTGCAGCTTTCCTAGTGAGTGAAATATCACTGTAGATGTGTCACCCAGTAGTAAAGCCCAGTGTTGGGATTGAGGGAGGAAGGCTGAGCATGAGCTGCTGGTCTAGTGAATGTGAAGCACCAACGTAGCtttctgctgctttctgcagcaggGGATACTCTGGAAAAACAGTGGGTGGCACTGTTTCACCTTCTGCTGGGAAAAAACTGACTAAGTTGAGACATTGTAATACATGCAGCTTTGTACAGCCGTATTTCatcttcaaggccaggttggatggggcttagaGAAAGCTGTtctagtggaatgtgtccctgatCGTGGCAGGTGGATAGGAACTAGATgtattttaaggtcccttcaaacacAAGCTATTTGATGATGCTGTGATCTTGTACTCATCTGTACAGGGTGCTTAATGCTGCCTTACAGtgataaaataagaaaaagaaaagagaagagaaaagctctgtttttgtttgggctttttaaaAAAGTATTGTATATCTATTAAAAGCTAAAAAAATAGCTTAGAAGCTGCACTGTTCCTGTTCTTCAGCTTTGCTACCAGAAATCTCCCATGACTGTACTCCTCTAAGTCTCATGGGAACATTGTTCTTTAGCACTTTTTATATAGTGTTCGCtcattaaaagaaacaaaaaaaaaaaggtaattcgaAATCACAGCTTGGAAATCTCCAAGTTTGGATCCTTTTTTCTGTATTAATTTCTGCTCAGGTCAAGTGTAGTGTAACACAAGGGAACATAAGATGGAATCTAAAAATAAGATTGGTTTTTGCATAATGAGGCAATTTTCTGTTGTACTGAACTATTTTGCTTTAAACTTCTATCACCTTCAGGTGGGTGACTGATCTACAAAATTCTGCTTGCATTGTTTCATATTATGAGGCTGCAAGTAGTGACTTGGTGTGGAAAATTCAAGCAGAGAGGAAGAGATTGGGACCCCTGCTCAGGGTCATTTTGCACCAAGTTGTTGGGGTAGATAGCTCTGTCCTTTCAGACAGGAGAAGGAGCTGCAACATTTGTAGCCTGCTTGGTCATGTTGAAGCTTGCTGAAGTTTCTCCTGATGTTTCTTCTGTACTCAGGTTTTCTGTTGTTGGAGAAGACGCAGACTCATTTTATTGTAGGCAGAGATGAAGGTTTCTTTCTGG
This window harbors:
- the MRPS30 gene encoding large ribosomal subunit protein mL65 → MAALGARRLLRPGRRWFSDTVPSAPSPPASPLYPPVVASITAKSKAAKSRRLQRFNQRVHEAATVEEKLRLYGKLQRPKYMVYPQTFALNADRWYRSFTKTVLVPGMPPRAAAAKPPVATAGANSETGRAPEPRAEAPGHAEVAGNAEAAGNADAPRAAKTPEPSVGAAPCPDIGELRSLACDALLQESFYQSKKRPFLYRDQDHTPGPFLTQLVSTLAASLSGRNPLLAASSLDLNPEVNYYWHHGNEVVVHGHRKGRVDPVRFQIDDNPHLQIRVPKQLPEVVPLESDLGDVPVIDHKPSKLPLFKKQYENKVFIGAKVADPCCYGHTQFHLLPDRLKRERFIKERLEDQIEVVYRSNGIASLFAWTAAQAMYQGFWNEADVTRPFVSQAVVTDGKYFAFFCYQLNTLALNAETIKNNPRKNICWGTDSKPLYDVVEDGNVKGFNDEVLLQLVHFLLNRPKEL